One stretch of Saccharomonospora xinjiangensis XJ-54 DNA includes these proteins:
- the secE gene encoding preprotein translocase subunit SecE: MSEDGEKDKERADRPSRPDTAAARRARRASADRKDTPAGVGAGRSTESTKRPSPKGKTSEKVAKPEGKGAPTPKRNRRDAKKGSLFTRIGRFIREVWGELRKVIWPTRKQMVTYTTVVLLFLVFMVALVAGLDFVFLEGVDVVFGD, from the coding sequence GCTGACCGCCCTTCCCGTCCGGACACCGCCGCGGCTCGGCGCGCACGGCGTGCCTCCGCTGACCGGAAGGACACACCGGCCGGCGTCGGCGCCGGGAGGAGCACGGAATCGACGAAGCGGCCCTCGCCGAAGGGAAAGACCTCAGAGAAGGTCGCCAAGCCCGAAGGCAAGGGAGCGCCGACGCCGAAACGGAACCGCAGGGACGCGAAGAAGGGCTCGCTGTTCACCCGCATCGGGCGCTTCATCCGCGAGGTCTGGGGCGAGCTGCGTAAGGTCATCTGGCCTACGCGGAAGCAGATGGTCACCTACACCACGGTGGTGCTGCTCTTCCTGGTGTTCATGGTGGCGCTCGTCGCGGGACTCGACTTCGTGTTCCTTGAGGGCGTTGACGTCGTCTTCGGCGACTAG